One Camelus bactrianus isolate YW-2024 breed Bactrian camel chromosome 14, ASM4877302v1, whole genome shotgun sequence genomic region harbors:
- the SPRYD7 gene encoding SPRY domain-containing protein 7: MAASVFCCLRCCRDGGTGHIPLKEMPAVQLDTQHMGTDVVIVKNGRRICGTGGCLASAPLHQNKSYFEFKIQSTGIWGIGVATQKVNLNQIPLGRDVHSLVMRNDGALYHNNEEKNRLPANSLPQEGDVVGITYDHVELNVYLNGKNMHCPASGIRGTVYPVVYVDDSAILDCQFSEFYHTPPPGFEKILFEQQIF; the protein is encoded by the exons ATGGCCGCCTCTGTGTTCTGCTGCCTGCGGTGCTGCAGAGATGGCGGGACGGGCCACATCCCTCTGAAGGAGATGCCGGCCGTGCAGCTGGACACGCAGCACATGG GAACAGATGTTGTCATTgtaaaaaatggaagaagaataTGTGGAACAGGAGGTTGTTTAGCCAGTGCACCTTTACATCAAAACAAGAGCTACTTTGAATTCAAAATCCAGTCCACAG GAATCTGGGGTATTGGCGTTGCAACCCAGAAGGTTAACTTGAATCAGATCCCTCTTGGCCGAGATGTGCACAGTCTGGTGATGAGAAATGATGGCGCCCTGTACCACAACAACGAGGAGAAAAACAGGCTGCCAGCAAACAGCCTTCCACAGGAGGGAGATGTGGTG GGTATTACATATGACCATGTAGAATTAAATGTATATTTGAATGGAAAAAACATGCATTGTCCAGCATCAGGTATACGAGGGACCGTGTATCCAGTTGTTTATG TTGATGACAGTGCAATTTTGGATTGCCAGTTCAGTGAATTTTATCATACTCCTCCACCGGGTTTTGAAAAGATACTATTTGAACAGCAGATCTTCtga